Proteins found in one Fusarium keratoplasticum isolate Fu6.1 chromosome 12, whole genome shotgun sequence genomic segment:
- a CDS encoding HET domain-containing protein: MARFLDAHDTATTILNVQALLRPEGMRKSAYDIHEILLHGGIVGAGISARDFMHSHFRFKVYACPGDQAAAYISSRSCDLNVHSSAAFVKIRSWVADCDTHHQSCPRPVPVPLPTRVLDLQNQNTVRIHEAQTEYGQYAALSYCWGSNSQSGTPLSNDRPTCLATSALPRTIQDAITVTRQIGLKYLWVDAFCIIQDSVEDKGAEIGQMAQYYQNASVTIIAANARSSDKGFLASNTQPRCLEPDVVSYQFQLSMAFPDDVVDLISAEYCIWDNGASPEPLDRRAWAYQEQILCRRALTYGTSTMTWRCEQGIQGWNSWLRKHQSVVAKVLPKHSSQYPYKEAWKNMVAVYSHRNLTFPEDKLPAISALASQIHHLSVQSGGGPGRYLAGLWEDDLLDQLIWFAAPRESHPVQCIPYRAPSWSWASVECPVLFLDPRSGLTLGALQSTKVLHLEIIDCGVTLRSALVPLGQVTAGRLRVRGRLVHGSRVPNPEAWLLGAFRGTNSDVVLKLDCYSIGDKAGLSKARSCWWLQVQHRHGLVLEHVDGAIYRRVGCVVRNWPESSEERRIIDLI; the protein is encoded by the exons ATGGCCAGGTTTCTCGATGCCCATGACACAGCGACTACAATCCTCAACGTCCAGGCTCTTCTTCGACCCGAGGGCATGAGAAAGTCAGCTTACGATATACATGAGATACTCCTGCACGGAGGGATAGTCGGTGCTGGAATTTCGGCGCGAGACTTTATGCACAGCCATTTCAGGTTCAAGGTTTACGCATGTCCCG GCGATCAAGCAGCCGCTTACATTAGCTCTCGGTCCTGTGACCTCAATGTGCATTCCAGCGCTGCTTTTGTAAAGATCAGGTCGTGGGTGGCGGACTGTGATACCCACCACCAATCTTGTCCACGCCCGGTGCCCGTGCCACTGCCAACACGCGTACTTGATCTGCAAAACCAAAACACAGTCAGAATACACGAGGCACAAACCGAATACGGCCAGTATGCCGCCCTTAGCTATTGCTGGGGCAGTAACTCACAATCCGGAACTCCTCTATCAAATG ATCGCCCCACATGTCTAGCAACTTCGGCCCTTCCGCGTACTATTCAAGACGCAATTACGGTTACGAGGCAAATTGGTCTCAAGTATCTTTGGGTCGACGCATTCTGTATCATCCAGGACTCAGTTGAAGACAAAGGCGCCGAAATCGGACAGATGGCGCAATACTACCAGAATGCTTCAGTCACCATCATCGCAGCCAACGCGCGTAGCTCCGACAAAGGCTTTTTAGCATCGAACACTCAACCACGTTGCCTAGAACCGGATGTCGTGTCATACCAATTCCAACTTTCAATGGCTTTCCCAGACGATGTGGTGGATCTTATTAGCGCTGAGTATTGCATCTGGGATAACGGCGCCTCTCCCGAACCCTTGGACCGCCGTGCTTGGGCTTATCAAGAACAAATTCTCTGCCGACGGGCTTTGACATACGGCACATCAACCATGACTTGGCGATGTGAACAAGGCATACAGGGATGGAACTCGTGGTTACGAAAACATCAAAGTGTAGTAGCCAAGGTTCTTCCCAAACACAGCAGCCAGTACCCATATAAGGAAGCCTGGAAAAACATGGTAGCCGTCTATAGCCACCGCAATCTCACCTTTCCAGAGGACAAGCTACCTGCCATCTCAGCACTGGCAAGCCAGATTCACCACCTCTCCGTCCAGTCTGGAGGCGGGCCTGGAAGATACCTCGCAGGGCTTTGGGAAGATGATCTGCTTGATCAGCTGATCTGGTTCGCAGCTCCAAGAGAGAGTCACCCCGTGCAGTGCATCCCGTACCGCGCCCCAAGCTGGTCTTGGGCGTCAGTCGAGTGTCCGGTTCTCTTTCTTGACCCACGTAGTGGTTTGACCCTTGGTGCACTCCAAAGCACGAAGGTCTTGCACCTGGAGATCATCGACTGCGGTGTGACACTCCGCTCTGCCTTGGTGCCACTGGGCCAAGTTACTGCGGGCCGGCTGCGTGTACGAGGTCGTCTGGTTCACGGGAGCAGAGTTCCAAACCCGGAGGCTTGGCTGCTAGGTGCATTCCGAGGTACGAATTCCGATGTTGTGCTGAAGTTGGATTGCTATAGCATCGGTGACAAGGCTGGTCTTTCGAAAGCGCGGTCATGTTGGTGGCTGCAGGTGCAACACCGCCAtggcttggtcttggagcaTGTTGACGGCGCAATTTACAGACGCGTTGGTTGCGTGGTTAGAAACTGGCCTGAGTCTAGCGAAGAAAGACGCATTATCGATCTTATTTG
- a CDS encoding MFS domain-containing protein, with protein MTEIKTTSGADPNGEKEENGATLTQVPSITKAETGVIADINHVARLGMENTKELEKRIVRKLDMWMLPQLWILYMFNYLNRNNIAQARLNSFNEDLNLKDGDYQTAVAILTVGYMVAQLPSNMLITRVRPSIYLPAAAFIWSAISALTVVCTSAGGLWAVQFVLGIVEAPLFPGAVFLMSCWYTRREFALRVALLYSGLVLAQAFSGLIAAGVFAGLDGPMGLAGWKWLFILEGAASGFFAITAYFVLPNYPDSTSGGAMWYMTADMRKVAAARILDDRVEFSDKSTVWHGLKLAVTDLKLYMFLFLNIFITSSYGFNNFFPTIVNGLGFGSRVQALLMTAPPYVWGTLCTFFVAWNSDRRRERGFHIIIPLSCSVAGFVVTVATGNASVRYAMTFLYAAGCFSANTLQYTWAVSTLGQTPEKRAAGGAIVNIFGHLGNVISPYFFPDKDAPRYTMAMILQIVFAGLGIAVASVVKWHLTRKNKKLREEAERLGIDYNPFTT; from the exons ATGACCGAAATCAAAACAACCTCCGGGGCTGATCCCAATggtgagaaagaggagaacGGTGCTACTCTCACCCAAGTCCCTTCGATTACCAAGGCCGAGACCGGGGTCATCGCCGACATCAACCATGTGGCCCGCCTTGGCATGGAAAACACCAAGGAGCTAGAGAAGAGGATCGTCCGCAAGCTCGACATGTGGATGCTTCCCCAGCTCTGGATTCTCTACATGTTCAACTACCTCAACCGCAACAACATTGCCCAGGCCCgtctcaacagcttcaaTGAGGatctcaacctcaaggatggagacTATCAGACTGCCGTTGCCATCTTGACTGTCGGCTACATGGTTGCTCAGCTGCCTTCCAACATGTTGATTACCCGAGTTCGACCTTCTATCTACCTCCCTGCCGCCGCCTTCATCTGGTCTgccatctcagccttgactGTCGTCTGCACAAGCGCTGGCGGCCTCTGGGCTGTTCAGTTTGTTCTTGGCATTGTCGAGGCACCTCTCTTCCCTGGT GCCGTCTTCCTCATGTCGTGCTGGTACACCCGAAGAGAATTCGCCCTTCGTGTCGCCCTTCTCTACTCGGGTCTGGTCCTCGCCCAAGCCTTTTCGGGACTAATTGCAGCTGGAGTCTTTGCTGGCCTCGATGGCCCTATGGGTCTCGCTGGATGGAAGTGGCTGTTCATCCTCGAGGGCGCTGCTAGTGGCTTCTTCGCCATCACTGCCTACTTTGTCCTGCCTAACTATCCCGACTCGACCTCTGGTGGTGCCATGTGGTACATGACGGCCGATATGCGCAAGGTCGCCGCCGCCCGAATCCTCGATGACAGAGTCGAGTTCTCTGACAAGTCTACTGTCTGGCACGGACTTAAGCTTGCTGTCACGGATCTCAAGCTGTACATGTTCCTCTTCCTGAACATTTTCATCACGTCTTCATATGGCTTCAACAACTTCTTCCCCACGATCGTCAACGGACTTG GTTTCGGAAGCCGAGTTCAGGCTTTGCTCATGACTGCTCCCCCCTACGTATGGGGAACCCTTTGCACCTTTTTCGTCGCCTGGAACTCGGATCGCCGTCGTGAACGTGGTttccacatcatcatccccctGTCTTGCTCAGTTGCTGGCTTCGTTGTCACTGTTGCGACTGGCAATGCCTCAGTCCGATATGCCATGACCTTCCTCTACGCAGCCGGTTGCTTCTCTGCAAACACCCTGCAGTACACCTGGGCCGTGTCGACTCTTGGTCAGACTCCCGAGAAGCGAGCTGCTGGTGGTGCCATTGTCAACATCTTTGGCCACCTCGGCAACGTCATCTCCCCTTACTTCTTCCCTGATAAGGATGCGCCCCGTTACACCATGGCTATGATCCTTCAAATTGTCTTTGCTGGTCTTGGTATCGCTGTGGCCAGTGTGGTTAAGTGGCACTTGACCaggaagaacaagaagcttcgcgaggaggctgagcGTTTGGGCATTGACTACAACCCTTTCACGACTTAA
- a CDS encoding Abhydrolase-3 domain-containing protein: protein MTDSKFSERHPKLQAAIAKRPFPGFPFVPENRAARRQHLDSLKHMLPVPDPIPEVIEDTIFIEARDGYKIPTKYYRSAMDGDKRPLMVLFHEGGWVMGDVADEDSNARHFTRDLGIVCLNVEYRLAPEHPFPTGVLDCWDILKWAAANASGIGADPTKGFMVGGSSAGSNIAASLVHLSIKEQLHPPITGQWLCVPYLLPPEIVPDKYRQDYTSMWANRSDPVLGPLLESPEDTTAGSFIETLLKVDVRSPLFSPFAKEWYPPTAEAKHKLPKTFFQVAGLDPLRDHALIYKRALEEEWKAPTRFELYEGYGHMFWTNWPELDRCQDYWKNMIKGIEWLLNA, encoded by the coding sequence ATGACAGACTCCAAATTTTCCGAGAGACACCCGAAGCTGCAAGCAGCTATCGCCAAGCGTCCATTCCCAGGCTTCCCCTTCGTCCCCGAAAACCGCGCAGCACGACGTCAGCACCTGGACAGCTTGAAGCATATGCTTCCAGTGCCCGACCCGATACCAGAGGTCATTGAAGACACCATTTTTATAGAAGCGCGAGATGGGTACAAAATTCCGACAAAGTACTATCGGTCAGCTATGGATGGAGACAAGAGACCTCTCATGGTGCTCTTTCATGAAGGTGGATGGGTCATGGGCGATGTTGCGGATGAAGACTCCAACGCCAGGCACTTTACCAGAGATCTCGGCATAGTCTGTCTCAACGTGGAGTACCGATTAGCACCCGAACATCCTTTCCCTACCGGTGTTCTCGATTGTTGGGATATTCTCAAGTGGGCTGCTGCCAATGCTTCTGGGATTGGGGCAGACCCAACCAAAGGCTTCATGGTCGGCGGATCGTCTGCTGGCTCAAACATCGCCGCGTCATTGGTTCATCTTTCCATCAAGGAGCAGCTACATCCTCCCATCACTGGTCAATGGCTTTGTGTGCCTTACCTTCTCCCGCCTGAGATTGTGCCGGACAAATACCGACAAGACTACACAAGTATGTGGGCCAACCGATCTGACCCTGTGTTGGGTCCTCTTCTTGAGAGCCCTGAAGATACTACAGCCGGCAGCTTCATCGAAACGCTACTCAAGGTAGACGTTCGCTCACCTCTCTTCTCGCCATTTGCGAAAGAGTGGTATCCGCCTACAGCCGAAGCAAAGCACAAACTACCCAAGACCTTCTTCCAGGTCGCGGGACTGGATCCTCTCCGAGATCATGCCCTTATCTACAAGCGGGCTTTGGAAGAAGAGTGGAAGGCTCCCACCCGGTTTGAGCTATATGAAGGGTATGGACACATGTTCTGGACCAACTGGCCTGAGCTGGACAGGTGTCAAGATTACTGGAAGAACATGATCAAGGGCATTGAGTGGTTGTTGAACGCCTAG